Genomic window (Zonotrichia albicollis isolate bZonAlb1 chromosome 11, bZonAlb1.hap1, whole genome shotgun sequence):
ACACAATGTCTTCTGGAAATGACTGTCAGCCCCAGACCTTGACCAAACCCATGTTTGATGAGAGAGGGGCAGCTGAACTGGTTGACAGGGTGTTTGGACTGAAGGTATCTTGGATCAGCTCACTCCCCAGCTATGATGATCAGAACTTCCACGTGCGTGTCTCAGCTGAAGGTGCTGATGAGTATGTCCTCAAAATCACCAATTCAGAAGACAGCCAGGAGCCTGACCTCATTGAAGCGCAGACCCAGGCCATGATGTTTCTCAGTGCTCAAGGCTTCCCTTCAGCTACTCCTTATCTGACAAAAGATGGTCACATGATGTCTCTGGAATCGGGAGGTGAGCCACCGTGGGCACTGTGCTGCCCCACTCTCACCCTTAGCTGGCTGTGGCTTGCCATATGGCACACCATGTGTATGCCAAAGGGAACTCTGGGCTTGTGTCTGAATACCAGGGATATGCATCAGGTGACCTGGATTCCAGCCATAACAGTCCAAAGTTAAATACCAGGAGCAAAGTAACTCAGAGAGAATAATAATTAACCAGGAGAACACTTAGGAAAACACTTCACCTTAAGGAATTGGAGAAAACATTTGTCTGATATGTGTCCATGCACAGGAAAAGTTAAAAATGCCTCATTAACTACATGCTGCTTGAAATTACTAGCCTTCAGAGTGATGTAAAATACAGTTCTACCCCATCTCTGAAGCCAGAATAAATTGCTTAAATAGTGCTTGGAAAAATAACTGTGTTGGCATTTAGCTTTTACTGTCACTGTAACTTCTGAGCAGCATTTGGGATTCCTGAGACCTGTTCTGCTGCAAAACTTCATGTGGGAGTGTGCAGGCACTGGAGCACACCTGCTTGGTGCTGAGTTTTTCTCAGTATAGATTTTCTAAGTGTGTTAAGGTTTGCACATTATTACACAACAGTCTGGTAAATCAAATCTTTGCATTTTTATGAGCTACATCTGACAACTTCTACGCTGGGATACACCTTTTTTGCCTCTGGCATTAACTGTTACTCAGCACACAGCAGAGTGACTGACTGCATCTCTCCTTGTCAGGTACTGGACTTGGGAGCAAGAAGTACATGGTCAGACTGCTGACTTACCTGCCAGGTACACCAGTAGCAAAAATCACTACCAATGCTCAGATTCTGTATGAGATTGGGAGGCTTGCTGCCAGTGTGGATAAAGTGCTCTCAGAGGTGAGTTCTCATGCTTTAGCCTCACACTTCTCTCTCAATCCATGTCTCTGCAGCATTTGCTCACGTGCCTGCTGCCTGCCTTCAGACCTGCAAAATGCAAGTTGGTGACTGCAGGTGTCAGTGACCCATGGCTCAGGCTCCAGGCTGGCTGAAGCCTTTCCCCAAGTACATGACAAGTGACTGGTACTGCTGATCCTCCTGCAATGCATTTTTGTACCACGAATAGGGAGATGAGGAGTTGTGTTTATATATGCAAAGCTCACCTGTTAATGTTTCAAACCTGGCAAATAAAGCAGAATGAACCCTAGGGTGTTTGAATTAGAAGAACAGAACACCAAGCTTGTTTTAAAGGATTTTTGTGTAGTGCTGAGCTGGCTGGCTAATCTGTTATTCTGAATTCCTTTTGACTTGCTGACTTTCTTCTCTTCGTTAGCACTGTGGCTGTTTCACATTGGTAccctccctgctgtgccagcagagatcTCTGACACTTCTCATTTGCACCACTTCCACTCAGTCTTAATGCAAACTGAGTTCTTTACTCTGTAGTTACACAGGATAATAAAGCTGATCAGTCAGCCAGTACTGAGTTTGATACATGAAAGACCTCGCATTACTTATTAACCTTTCATTAACCTTTCCTTCTCATGTTCCGGCTGCCAGCTTCAGACAGTTATGAAATGTGAATTGCCAGTTTCACTAAGCACATTCTTAAATTACAAGAGCATTTTCAATTGTGAAAGATAACTTACTGTTACCTTCTGACACACTGGTCACACTCTTAAAATGTGGTTAAAATAAGCTAGTCTCAAAATATGCCATGACTGATCCTGCTAAGGAGGAAGTAGTTAATGAGAAGAAATTCTGATAGAAAAGGCTCTTTATTCCCTTAACACATGGATTATCATCCACCAAGGTGGTTTAGGGTTGATCTTGTTCTTTATTTGTTCATACACCATCAACTTTTGACTGTCATTTAGTGATCTTTAAGAGGCTTAATTTCAAACATagttattgtttttttttttcttaaaaggaaaaaaggaagccaGCTACTCTTGTGGGaagttgttgttttgttttttttttttttaatttgcccTATGCACTGATGCAGTCTGGCCCAGTGTCACCTTAACAAGCATTTGAGGAGTCCAAGATAAACATGGCATGGGAGAGATGCTTTTCCTCTTTGAATGTCATGTTCCAAACCATTTGCTAGGGAGAATGGGGTTAATGACCTTGTATGTTTGAAGTAGTGAGGCCTGGATGTACAAAAGCAAATTTTCATGAGCATAAAGCCGTGGTCAGTGTCTCCATAAACTGCTGTGCTCAGGATTTTCCACACACCAGCTGTTCCCAAGGCTTGTCCCCCAGAGGTCCCAGGTTAAGGCACAGAGTGTGCCTGCTCCCAGCATGCTGGCAGGTTTtgtgtctctgctgctgccacagctttctgcagcaccagctgtgcaggctgagctctgcctcagTGGGACtctggccttggcaggggctcaGAGTTGCTGCTCTTACGTCACCCTATGGACAGTTAACAGCAGTTTTACATTATACAAATGACTTTAGATAACCTTTGTACCTAAAACATGGGGAAGAACCATCCAGGCTGTACGTAGATATTAAGATGCTTGCTTTAATCATTCTTCAGGTTATTCTTTTACTTGATAAAAAACAACAGTCCAACTCATGGTGCTTTTCAGTGAGTCTTATTAGAAACCTGTTAATATTAATAGGGGTTTTGAATCAAGCCCTTTGATCATAAAGTCTGCAATTTTTCTTATGCCTATATTATTGTGTGCTTCTTCCAAAGAAATTCCAGCATCCATCAGTAAGAAGTCTGCATCGAGGTCGGTTCATTTGGAATCTGGCAAATGTTCCTCTTCTAGATCAGTACATTTATGCCTTGGGCCAGAACAAATACCGTGCAGTGGTGGAGCAAGTTATTGAGCAGTTCAAAGGCAAAGTAATACCCAAGCTCAGCAGTTTCCGAGCCTGTGAGTATTTTATTCTCCTTGTAATTATGTTGAACTGAGACACAGAAATTTCATACAGGAGTTTGGCTCTGTAgcgaaggaaaacaaaaacagcaaaaaaagtaAATCTCTTTTTCCTAGCCTTGACATGGACACAGCACAGAGTAAGCCAAGAGGAATGTTCTGTCCAGTCAGGGTCAGTTCTTTATTTTT
Coding sequences:
- the HYKK gene encoding hydroxylysine kinase, translating into MSSGNDCQPQTLTKPMFDERGAAELVDRVFGLKVSWISSLPSYDDQNFHVRVSAEGADEYVLKITNSEDSQEPDLIEAQTQAMMFLSAQGFPSATPYLTKDGHMMSLESGGTGLGSKKYMVRLLTYLPGTPVAKITTNAQILYEIGRLAASVDKVLSEKFQHPSVRSLHRGRFIWNLANVPLLDQYIYALGQNKYRAVVEQVIEQFKGKVIPKLSSFRACINHGDLNDHNILVDSCSASLETPQYRVSGILDFSDMSYGYYVFEVAIAIMYMMIESPDPLSVGGHVLAGFESILPLTAEERGALFLLVSGRFAQSLVIAAHTALLYPENKEYLTITAKTGWKHLMTMFEMGQEAVEKKWFETAQAYTHHAPTL